The Enterobacter mori genomic interval CGTTTATTCGTAGCTTGCGGGCCGATACGATACGCTACCTCACCGGAGGATCCACCATGACGTATCGCAGCAAAGTCGCCGTTGTCTATCTGCTCGGCTTTTTCCTTGATTTGATTAATATGTTTATTGCCAGCGTCGCCTTTCCGGCCATGGCACGCGCATTCAACACGACTCCCTCAGCGCTTGCCTGGGTCAGTAACGGGTACATTGCCGGTCTGACGCTTGCAATTCCTTTCGGCAGCGCGCTAACGCGCCGCATCGGGCCAAAGCGCGTTATCCTCCTCTCGTTGGCTCTCTTTAGCGCGGCCTCCGCTGCTGCGGGACTCTCCTCCTCGCTGGAAAGCCTGATTGCCTGGCGAGCACTGCAAGGGATTGGCGGTGGATTGCTGATCCCGGTGGGACAGGCGCTGACCTGGCAACAGTTTAAGCCTCACGAACGCGCCAGACTCTCTTCGGCGGTGATGCTGGTCGCGTTGCTTGCCCCTGCCTGCTCCCCGGCGGTGGGTGGCGTACTGGTTCAGGCGTTAAGCTGGCGCTGGATCTTTTTTGCTACGTTGCCCGTCGCCATCGTCACCTTTGTTTTAGCCTGCATATGGCTTAACGCTGAAATGCCGCCGAAGAAAACAGCCAGGCTGTTAAACCTCTCCTTGCTGACCGACCCACTTTTACGTTTTTCCATGCTTGTCTACGTGTGCGTGCCCGGCATCTTTATCGGGGTAAACGTAACGGGCATGTATTATCTTCAGAGCGAAGCAAGCATGACGCCCGCCGCAACGGGCATGCTTATGCTGCCATGGTCCGCGGCATCGTTTATGGCCATTATGGTAACAGGACGCTATTTTAACCGCGTCGGGCCCCGGCCTCTGGTTGTTATCGGGTGCCTTTTGCAGGCGACGGGCATTCTGCTTTTACTGAACGTCAGTTCGGCAACGCCAGCGCTGTTATCTGTCGCGGCTTTTGTGTTGATGGGGGCCGGAGGCAGTCTTTGCAGCAGCACGGCGCAGAGCAGCGCGTTTCTGACGACAGCCCGGGACGATATGCCTGACGCCAGCGCCCTGTGGAATCTAAATCGTCAGCTAAGCTTTTTTGCGGGAACCCTGCTACTGGCGCAGGTGCTGAGCATTGCGCAGGTTTATCTTGCGCCGCTCGTCGCCTGGCACGGGATGTTTATTTTTGCCGCAGGCATCACTTTACTGCCTGTATTGTACGTTTCTCGTCTTAACACGATGCAGGTGCTCACCCGCTTTCGACCGGATTTTCTGATGATACCGCCGGGCGGCGCACATCTAGACCATCACGCCCTTGCCCATTTTCTCGACACCCAGCGTGGAATCCGACCCGGCCTGAAAATCGTCATTGATGAACTCACCACGATAGAAGCCTGGGATAACGGTGCTGTACTTCACTATCGCGAGACACAAACCCGCCCCGATATGCCGGTAAACATACGCTGGTCGACGGCGGTGCTGAATCAGGAAGGCGACAGAATTACGTGGCGTCTGCTGCACGAGACGGCGACGCAGTCGTAACACAAAAGAAAAAGGCCCGTCTCACGACGGGCCTTTTTTGACGAAAGGATGCTTATTCGCGGAACAGCGCTTCGATATTCAGACCTTGCCCCTGCAGGATTTCACGCAGGCGACGCAGACCTTCAACCTGAATCTGACGAACACGTTCACGGGTCAGGCCAATTTCGCGGCCGACGTCTTCCAGTGTCGCAGCTTCATACCCCAGTAAACCGAAACGACGTGCCAGCACTTCACGCTGTTTGGCGTTCAGTTCGAACAGCCATTTGACGATGCTCTGTTTCATGTCATCGTCCTGCGTGGTGTCTTCCGGGCCGTTATCTTTTTCATCGGCCAGGATGTCCAGCAGCGCTTTTTCGGAGTCGCCACCCAGCGGGGTGTCAACCGAGGTAATGCGCTCGTTGAGACGCAGCATACGGCTTACGTCATCAACCGGTTTATCAAGCTGTTCGGCAATCTCTTCCGCGCTTGGTTCGTGGTCCAGTTTATGGGACAACTCGCGCGCGGTACGCAGATAGACGTTCAACTCTTTGACGATGTGGATCGGCAGTCGAATCGTACGGGTTTGGTTCATAATAGCCCGTTCGATGGTCTGGCGAATCCACCAGGTCGCGTAGGTTGAGAAGCGGAACCCGCGTTCCGGGTCAAATTTCTCAACTGCGCGGATGAGACCTAAGTTGCCCTCTTCAATCAGGTCCAGCAGAGCCAGACCACGATTGCCGTAACGGCGGGCAATTTTCACGACCAGTCGCAGGTTACTTTCAATCATGCGACGGCGCGAGGCAACATCACCACGCAAAGCACGACGTGCGAAATAGACTTCTTCTTCGGCCGTTAACAGTGGGGAGTAACCAATCTCCCCAAGGTAAAGCTGAGTCGCGTCCAGTACACGCTGTGTGGCGCCCTGCGATAACAGCTCTTCTTCAGCCAAATCGTTATCACTGGGTTCCTCTTCTACTAAGGCTTTTTCGTCAAAAGCCTCTGCTCCGTTCTCATCAAATTCCGCATCTTCATTTAAATCATGAACTTTCAGCGTATTCTGACTCATAAGGTGGCTCCTACCCGTGATCCCTGAACGAGACACCCTGGCTGGCATGCCCCGTCAAATTATCGCTGCGGCAGATACTGCAGCGGGTTTACGGATTTCCCCTTGTAACGAATTTCAAAATGCAAGCGTGTAGAACTGGTTCCGGTGCTACCCATGGTAGCGATTTTTTGCCCCGCCTTAACTTCTTGTTGTTCCCGGACCAGCATTGTGTCGTTATGGGCGTAGGCACTCAGGTAATCATCGTTGTGTTTGATGATAATAAGATTACCGTAACCGCGCAGAGCGTTACCGGCATAAACAACGCGTCCGTCTGAGGTCGCGATGATAGCCTGTCCCTTACTCCCTGCGATATCGATCCCTTTATTTCCTCCCTCGGAGGAAGAGAAGTTTTCGATAACCTTGCCGTCAGTCGGCCAGCGCCATGCAGAGATAGGCGAACTGGTGGAGGTACTGCTGGCAGTCGGTTCAGTAGAGCTAACCACAGGTGCCGTAACCGGTGCCGTGACAGCTGTCGCAGTACCTTTATTATTCGGCAACATTTTGTTAGCACTCTGATCACCTGAATCCTCAGAATACGTAATTACAGGTTGTGAAGCAACCACCGTGGTGGATTTTTGTGCAGGCATAACGCTGTTATTTTGCGCGGTCACATCCGCCGCAGAAACAGTGTTCCCCGGCGTGAGTGGCGTACCCGTCGCGTTGCCCACCTGGAGCGTTTGGCCGACTTCCAGTCCATACGGGGCCTGCACGTTATTGCGTTGTGCCAGGTCACGGAAATCGTTCCCGGTGATCCAGGCAATATAGAACAGCGTATCGCCGCGCTTCACGGTGTAGGTGCTGCCGCCGGTATAGCTCCCTTTCGGAATGTTCCCATACTTGCGGTTGTATACTATGCGGCCATTTTCCGTCTGAACAGGTTGTTCAACTGGCTGAATCTGTGTTGGCTGCGTGGTTGGACGCTGAACCGGCTGGATCTGCGGAGTTTGCTGCGCCGTAGAGGTGCCCATTTTAGGCGGAGGAGTGATCAACATTCCGCTGGACGTGTTACCCGAGCCGCTGTTCCCGCCGACGGAGCTTACAGGCGCAGGTGCGTTATTCGAACTTGTACAGCCTGCCAGCCAGAGCGAAACCAGTGATAATGCCGCAACACGGCTGATGGTGAATTTTGGGCTTCCCGCGCTCATTTATCCCCCAGGAATGTGTTAACTACCAGTGACTTAATAATAACCGTGATGGCACGAACCTTTTGCGCCACACAATACGCTGAATTTGCCTTAATAACCCTGGATAAATCCGAGTCTCAGGCCAGCTCTCCCTTAACCAGGGGCACAAAGCGTACGGCTTCTACGGTATCGATAATAAACTCGCCGCCACGCCGACGAACACGCTTCAGGAGCTGGTGTTCATCACCCACGGGCAAGACGAGAATGCCGCCTTCATCCAGCTGCGACAAGAGTGCTGCCGGGATCTCCAGCGGTGCGGCCGTGACGATAATGGCATCAAACGGGGCGCGAGCCTGCCAACCCTGCCATCCATCACCGTGACGTGTTGAAACATTATGTAAATCAAGTTGTTTCAGGCGACGGCGCGCCTGCCACTGTAAACCTTTGATGCGTTCGACGGAACAAACATGGCGAACAAGATGCGCGAGGATCGCGGTTTGATACCCCGATCCGGTGCCAATCTCCAGCACGCGGGACTCCGGCGTTAACTCCAGCAGTTCCGTCATGCGCGCCACCATGTAGGGCTGAGAAATGGTCTGGCCTTGCCCAATAGGCAGCGCCACGTTTTCCCACGCTTTGTGCTCAAA includes:
- the nlpD gene encoding murein hydrolase activator NlpD, which encodes MSAGSPKFTISRVAALSLVSLWLAGCTSSNNAPAPVSSVGGNSGSGNTSSGMLITPPPKMGTSTAQQTPQIQPVQRPTTQPTQIQPVEQPVQTENGRIVYNRKYGNIPKGSYTGGSTYTVKRGDTLFYIAWITGNDFRDLAQRNNVQAPYGLEVGQTLQVGNATGTPLTPGNTVSAADVTAQNNSVMPAQKSTTVVASQPVITYSEDSGDQSANKMLPNNKGTATAVTAPVTAPVVSSTEPTASSTSTSSPISAWRWPTDGKVIENFSSSEGGNKGIDIAGSKGQAIIATSDGRVVYAGNALRGYGNLIIIKHNDDYLSAYAHNDTMLVREQQEVKAGQKIATMGSTGTSSTRLHFEIRYKGKSVNPLQYLPQR
- a CDS encoding protein-L-isoaspartate(D-aspartate) O-methyltransferase; this translates as MVSKRVQTLLEQLRAQGITNEHVLDALAQVPREKFVDEAFEHKAWENVALPIGQGQTISQPYMVARMTELLELTPESRVLEIGTGSGYQTAILAHLVRHVCSVERIKGLQWQARRRLKQLDLHNVSTRHGDGWQGWQARAPFDAIIVTAAPLEIPAALLSQLDEGGILVLPVGDEHQLLKRVRRRGGEFIIDTVEAVRFVPLVKGELA
- the rpoS gene encoding RNA polymerase sigma factor RpoS, translating into MSQNTLKVHDLNEDAEFDENGAEAFDEKALVEEEPSDNDLAEEELLSQGATQRVLDATQLYLGEIGYSPLLTAEEEVYFARRALRGDVASRRRMIESNLRLVVKIARRYGNRGLALLDLIEEGNLGLIRAVEKFDPERGFRFSTYATWWIRQTIERAIMNQTRTIRLPIHIVKELNVYLRTARELSHKLDHEPSAEEIAEQLDKPVDDVSRMLRLNERITSVDTPLGGDSEKALLDILADEKDNGPEDTTQDDDMKQSIVKWLFELNAKQREVLARRFGLLGYEAATLEDVGREIGLTRERVRQIQVEGLRRLREILQGQGLNIEALFRE